The sequence CCATTTAGGGAGTTTCGGATACCACTTTTTTAAGGTACTACTGTTTGTCGCTGACATATTATAATGATTGAAGGTGAGGGATCTCCAATTCGTGAGAACTTAATAAAATCATATCTTCAAAATCACTGGTTTATTTTAAACttacaaatttaataacaatGACTAGTATCTAATTTGAGTACTGACCTTCGACAACATTTCAGTGACCACAGTACGTACGCTTGCCAATGTTAACAATTGTCACTGTGTTTAATATGTTGATtcagatatttatataaaatattaagtacCATTGTCATTACTTAATCGAATGTTATAATTATAAggtttgatatatttttggtCTTTTTTCTAATTGTACGTGTCTGTTAATCGATTcgaattatttaatattttttaacaaccTTCTAGCTTAACAACCTTCACAATATGTCGCACTAATATATGTCGCTGATGCTACAATTTGTGGCAAAATGTCACATGATCTAATTTGTCGCTCGATATAAGACCATACCTTAAGCGTAAACTGTTCTGTCACTTGTCATTAATTGACAGCCCTCATTTGGGGTTGAGTATAGTTTATGAAACACGGGTGGTcattttgagtaaaattaaaattagccGAATTctaaaaatggatgaaaattcGGTAGTTGGTATATTTGATGCAGCTCATGTACGcgattttattataatacttCTTTGGATAGAATTTCTATGGGAAACATACCTTTCAATTCGGCAggtaaaatttaaatattttaatttgtgataaatAATTAACTCTTATAATGTTTGTAGTTCAAAAAAGCACAATGCGTTACTGAAGTTCCCGACGAAATTAAAACAGTTATgagcaaaaatgaatttgagAAAGCTAAACAATATTCATTAGCTAAACTTAAATTTGGATTTGTAAAAGATACGCACGGCATAATTCTCACCACTCTAATTATATATTATGGTGCTCTGGCGTATTTTTGGGATTTTTCACATGATATTAATCCTGTGAAAGGAGAAGTTTCCACTAGTTGTATATGGCTGTTTATAGTGTCACTCATATCAACATTTATAGATTTACCATTAACAATATACCATACATttgttttagaagaaaaatatgggTTCAACAAACAAACAGCTGGATTTTTTGTATGGGATAAAATTAAAGCTTTTATCGTTAATCAAATTATCACATTATTACTTTCTTCTGTCAttatagtaataattaaaaGTGGTGGTCcttatttctttatttggttGTGGGTAGTTGTGTGCATTTTATCGATGGTTCTTCTTACAATATATCCATCAGTAATTGCTCCTCTCTTTGATAAATACACACCTTTACCTGAAGGAGAACTTCGAACGGAGATAGAAAACTTGGCATCTCAATTAAAGTTTCCTTTGACACAATTATATGTAGTTGAAGGTTCAAAAAGGTCTTCCCATAGTAACGCTTACTTTTATGGTTTATTCAAATCTAAAAGAATTGTTTTATTCGATACTCTGTTAGCTAAAGATGACGGTACTGGAtgtaaaaatgatgaaatccTCGCTGTTTTATCCCACGAATTAGGCCACTGGTTTCATAATCACATTATAAAGAATCTAATATTGATGcaagttaatttatttttattgttcttaggtttttccattatatttaaGTACAAACCTCTGTATGGGGCTTTAGGATTCTTTAATGTACAACCAGTTTTAGTTGGGCTGTTCGTTGTTTTACAATATGTTATGATGCCTTATAATACGGTGTTAAACTTTTTAATGACGTGTTTATCTAGAAGATTCGAATTCCAAGCCGACGATTTTGCTGTGCAATTAAAAAAAGCCGAACCTCTCGAAAGGGCGTTATTACAATTGAACAAAGATAATTTGGGTTTTCCaattaatgataatttgtaTTCAGCTTGGCATCATTCCCATCCTCCGCTGTTGGAAAGAATTTCCGTTTTAAGAAAAAACGCGAAGAAAGTAAAATAGactgattttcaaaaaattgttacctcaattttttatgttgtttattaattaaagtgtatagaaataagtatataattttttttaaataaatacttattctttatgtttttattttgttcccGGCCTATTTAGAAATAGCACTGACAAAATGAGGTTTTCTAAACTAAaggtcaatttataaaaatcactaaaaaagtTAGTAGATTGGAAACGATGACAAAGTACTAGTTATACTACTACAATCATATGTagtactcctatatggacagttgaaatttgaaaaatgtccCTATGTTACGGTGCggacaatattcattttatctctcgttcgagacactttatctatactgcgtttgtttgagaatgcgcagaaccgacctggaacctcggaggatagagaaatcgttgccattctgacttccttagtcggaacaacttccacttatagaaactgtccatatataAGCATTACATATATGACACACGGTTTTGTATTTATTggtaaaacaaattttaagaCAATGATAATAGCTGAGTCGTCTCTGatcaaatgtaaatattttagaatgaaAGAACTATAATTATCTTTTTTGGGTGGGGGGCAAATGATGTCTGTTCGTACTTGGAGTATTATCTGAGTCCATTTTGAAATTAGTCCTGAcaagaatagtttttatattttaataaaataataataagaacggaagaaaaaataacatcaaactatttgtttataattgCCATTCATAATATATGTCAAAAGTACTATGTAAAACCAGCTGCGATTTGACCAATCAGGAATCTATAGGATTACCAACTTAAATTCAAATCCGTCCTCCtagggtgcattccactaagtaCTTACGACCATGATGCTTACCGTTCCACTAATTATAGAGCGTTATAATCGTAAACCCAAGTGGAATGGATTACGAGGGATTTTGAgcgttgaaataaatattaaggaatgccaaaacagaaaaaataaagcgaaCGCTTTAAGAGgctatgttataatttgtaaattattgaattttttagtggagtgctcaactgatttacattaaagtaaaatcaaaatatcttctgcagcgttagtaaaatatttagtgGCGCGTCACAAGAAtgcttcaaaagtacttataatatccCATACTGCATAAAGTAATGAGATAGATTCTCATGGTTGTAATCTGCGTTGCGCAAGCTTTGAATATTCCGCTAATTCTTTCATCGCTCTTTTCGACCCACTTCGTGACAAGAGTCGTCATGACGTCATTAGTGACGTTCAAGCCGCGACTACAACGATTGTAGTCGCTATGTGGAACGCTCAAAAGAGTATTTGAAGCGCCGTgaaccatatatgtaatacttctatatggacagtttgaGAAAGTTTTATaagcaaaaacaaacaaagaacAATTTACATTTGCATTTTGTCTGTCAATATAATAGTACTTTTGGTTAACtttgtgaaaaaatacaaagaaatgttTTCGATAGAAGCacaacaaatttataaaataagtgGGACCAGTTAAATATTTGGTCTAGgacgaataacttttgttttcaGGAAGCGTCAACAgtgttgataatttcttcatcctTATCGTCGAGTTCATCTCGTGTTGTGctgtaaaaatgtaaacaattggAGGCTAGGTTCAGATCCTCCATTTCATGTTAAAACTACTCCCAGACGGCCGGTAAcgtttaaacaatattttgtcaGTAAAAGCGCCATctataaaacatgaaaaagtcGATATCTCTAGTTAAACTTTCACTTATAAAATTGGGCCTAAATTCGAAATATCGAactgcaaaatttttgaatgtcgCAGAGGAGTCAGTGtattttaagttttaataattataacaaatttaatcaataaaactatcaaatatatgttttttttacttctgaATATTGCAGGAAACACACTTTatcagaaaatatcaatttttgtaaactaTCAATTCCTCTTTAACAACTTGATACCAAAGCTATTGCCGTCAcgtattttgtaaaaaatcacAATTATCAGCAATCAGTTAgctgaatttcaaaaaattgacaCCATAAGGTTGGTtggtgaatatatttttaattttcttggtTAGTTGAgtgttttgttacaaaaatgatCTGAAATAATAAAGAACTACTTATTGTATATGTTTATTTGTAGAcagtaaatttttcaaaataaaaaggtgaaaataatagaatttcgTACTATTTCAATAACtatattcaataaaagaaaCTTTAATATAATTAGACAGTGGCGCTAATAAGTTCTGTATATTTCTTGATTTTGCTAGCGACAGACATGTCTACGTATTTATCGCCGATGCTTACAATCATTCCACCAATAATTGAAGGATCAACTTTGGTGGACAATTGAATAGTTTGATTAGATTTAACAAATGATTTCAAAACTCCAAGTAATTTTTGCTTTTGGTCAGCGTCCAAGTCTCTAGCAGTGACTACCTCACAAGAAACCTCGAAAATACAAACCATTATTAACAtttataccaaaatttaaaaacatactCACCTCTCCTCTATGTGCAGCCATAATTTGTGTAAATGCGTTTATAACTGTTTCAAGCTTTTTTAAGCGACCATTTTCAGCCAGCAACGATAACAGATTGGCCGATTCTGGTTTAAGAGACATCTTTTGAGCTACGGATTTGAGAGCTTCGACTTTAACGCCTCGTTTAATTGTTGGATTTTCAACAAATCCACGTAGTTTTACATCTTTTTTTAAAGCATCTTGAAGTTTTAAAAGATCTTTTTCGACACCTTCTAATGTTTTCTGTTTGCTAGCTGCTGAATAAAGTGCCGTTGCATAACGACCTTCAATGCCGAAAATTTGCAACGGGGCCTTAACTAACTGATTAGTAGATGAACTTGTACTGAAGGTGCGAACCTAACGTAAGAGAAATAttatagatatttcaaaaaacgcATATAACTTTCAATTCGACACTtagttaataattatcaatatttgtaaccattcaaaaatttataacctCCATGAGagttatgtaataaaaaatcaatagtaATCGAGTAATTACATAAATAACGTAgttgtatttaaaaaacaaattgtgaCTTACAGCCATAGATATCTTATGAGAAGCCATTTTcgaagaattatttataaatttgctaaaaaatatattcaatcgACCACCAGTGTATGGCCTAAAACGTCACTGTCACGTCAAGTGTCAATTGAGTTAGGGAATCGCTTGCGACCACAAACTACCCTTTATACAGACGATTCACGCAGTTGATTCTAGatcaagttaattttttattttcagtttagAGAGCCCTAGGTGGCTCTACTATTATAAATAGAAACCAAATTGGTAAAACTGATgcaaaaataaatcattttgtacTGTTAATGCCTTACCAATTCTGGTTTTGGTCTGTATATATAGGATATTTATATGATTCTACTTGTTTATATATGTTAAAGTTTTATTTGTGTATCTCTACAATTCTATGGacaataaagatattttttcatttgcttGGTTATGTACGCATTGAATTCCCTTCAAAAACTTGGAAGGCTTAGAAGACGATATTGTATATGATTTATTTCTCACcattcataatatttaaaattatctcaATTATGTGACTGATATCGCCAGATGGCCCTCATTTTGTTAAAACATTGTCGTGAGTCATTTAATTATAGATGATCTGTGGCAGTACACTGGGTGTATTCAATTTCCAATGTTCCACATGATTTATTCAAAGCaatatattttcacaataaaatttatgaatcatATTTAAGTTGgaaatatgttattaatttatagagttaaaaaatatgttcattcaGTGTAGcttacaaaatttcttttcatatGAACTGAATGAATTTTAAAGATcagttattttttctaattatgtatatcaatttcattgtaaaattaatttatcaaagtaaatttaaCAAGTAAAAGTaatttctagaatattttttattgatatttcaaatttcccgCTCTAAGCTAGGGTAAATTACAAATTACGGAATCATTTTCCTTTCATTCCTTCTACATCACATTTCTTATGATCTTTGTCACACACTCCTAAATAAAATAGAACCAAAGTTTACGTGAAAAAGGATGCAAAAAGTATGAATTCGAAGTTCCAAGTATTCTCAAAGGTCGTTACAACAAGATCCCCATTGAAAGCTGTGTAAAATTTCCAagtaaagcaaataaaaaaccTTTACCTcttcaaaaatgatttgattcattttaaaaaacaaactcTTGGGTTtgatttcgattatttttttaagttctaACCTAAAATGTTGAAGGTAAGtctatttattctaatattcttGTTATTATCACTATTCTATTTAATTAGGAAAAAGGACAGTTAAAATTTGAAGACAAATGGCCTCATATGGGACCAATCGTCTTAAAACTTCTTAAACAAAAACCAGTTTCTCCTTCAGAATGGCAAGAACTTTTCTATGATGTTCACTTAGTATGTCTGTGGGATGAAAAGGGCCCCGCAAAGCTTAGAGATCAGTTACAAGATGATATTGTACAGTTCATAAAACAAGCCCAATCCAGGGTATTGGCTCATAGACAAGAAGAGGCTCTGTTAAAAGCTTATATAGCAGAATGGAGGAAATTTTTCACTCAGTGTAACTATTTGCCTACGCCTTTTAGACAGCTTGAAACCAGTTTGCaggtaaaaattaaattactgtATGACATTTTGATAAGACTAaaacactattttttttgttcctgTTTACAGTTTGATGTATTAACTATTTGAAggtattttttacataaaatttactGAACACATATTTCATGAAAAGTTGGATTTGAACAGTTTTAAAAGTGATTTGTATGTTACTGATGACTTGTGTTATGAAGGgaacaatgtttttttatagGGCAAACCAGCATCTGTTAATTCTAGTGTACAAAATAATAGTGGCAAAAAGAATCCTGGTGAAGAGAGTATAGTGAGAAAATTAATGTTGGATTCATGGAATGAAAGTATATTTAGTGATATTAAGTATAAGTTACAAGATAGTGCTATGAAATTGGTGCATGCCGAAAGAAATGGAGAAGCTTTTGATTCGCAATTAGTTATAggtaaattgataattttatttattaaattcccTGTTTTGAACatgatatttctttatttaactttttcagccaaaagaaaaatggatagttgtgtttttattttatctttatacatttttaacatttttttttcaagtttgtgAAGTAAGTTGTAGATATTTTACATGTTACTTTTTCCCCTCTCTTGCCGGGGGCTTAAATCAAATAGAAAACACATTTCCGAGGGCCAATGCTAGTACAagaatacaaatttattatttcttactatttagaccttttttatatggttttgttgataaattgtctgttttataacaaagtttaaattaaagGAGACCTTAAATCAAGGCTATCAACAAATTCTatcatttcttcaatttctcacttcttagaccttttttatgcagttttgttgataaattgtctgtttctaaacaaaatttcatttaaaggagacctaaaatcaaaactatcaacaaaatttatcgtttctttaattttttattttttagacgatttttatatggttttgttgataaattgtctgtttttaaacaaagttttaattgaaggaaacctaaaatcaaaactatCAACAAAATTGTatcatttcttcaattttttatttgttaaatctTTTTTGTATCATTTCCTTGTATATACTTGAAAAGAAACATCCGGTAATGTAAAGATCAAGTTTAACATGTAAACTGTCATCAAATATCAACTAAACTTCCAGAATTCAATGTTCAGATGTCTcacaattatcatttttctgTTAACTTTTAAATATAGTTCGCTTTTTATTGCTAAATTTATCTGAGCAAATTGTATATTCTAAATGATTCAATTCGTATTTCTTCAGGCTTCTTCAGAGGTTTTACTTATTTGGGTGGTTCCATAAGTACCAGATTAGACTTAGAGGTAGTTCTTTGAATAATACCCAATATTTGCTTGGTAAccatcaataatgaacgttttcagtgaatttgtgagAATGAAGTGAATTAGTAAATGCCATTTGATATAACACTTCTAATTGGTCTCAGTCTGTTCACTATAAAAGATTAACTAGCTAAATTACTCAAGAAATAgtgtgaaaaattcataaagcagtcctgaattattattaaatgaacaTTTGTAAGCTAATGGACATAACTggtatttctaaaaatgtggTACACcatatattttctgaaaatatggTTATGAGAAAGCTGTATCAAAGTTTGGTAATGTAATTGCTCACTTTAGAGCGAGCACAGTATATTGAAGATGTTTCAAGTGTGTAGTGAAGTTTCATTGCAACAAAGCACCATTTCATAACAGTAGAGGAAACATTGGTGAATTACTTGAGacaaaaaaagctttttttgcaaaaatttccaatgaatattttgaaaaaggaaaagttATGAACTGAAACTATTATGTATAGTTTGAGTGAAGATATCAAGCAAAAATGATCACAGTTGGCTAAGTGGACATACATGCTATTTGATAGATTATTCccagattattttctgtaccAAAACTTGCAAAAACAACTTTATAgttaaagattttccaaaaataaagaagttgATGGTTATTTTGAGcatcaagatattttttttaacaaaaattgtattgaacTTACATCAGAAACTTCTGGGACTACTGTATATGAGCCCAAAAGCTTTTTTCCAGATTaatcattcaaataataattttatttcaggtGTTAGGGAATCTTATGTAAACCTTTGTTCGAATCCTGAAGATCGACTACAAATATATAGGGAAAACTTCGAGGCTGCCTATATTCAAAGTACAGAACTATTTTATCGCCTTAAAGCTCCCGAACAACTTAGTAGCAATGGAGTACAAGCTTATATGCGTTATGCAGGTAAAGTAAATCAccaaattattagtttttaataaaaatattagaaaatttaagaatttttacaaaaatatctttatatagTTCATTATAGAGTTATAGGAGAAGAAAATGTActaatatattgattaaaaaggGCATATCTGACGAGGAAATAacctaataaaataataatacactGATATATACGAGGACTGTTCAAATTACTTCACTCTGTTCGTTTTTAATTCTATTAGTTTTTAAACAACCCTTGTAGCTaagatttattacaaaaaaactacaatGAGACAAAATTGATACAGAATGGCATCAGGAAGAAAAATcctaaatgaaatgaaaattttcggatagaatatggaaaaattgaaaaggataaactgaaaatttattgttacaataagtgtagttgattttttttatatagtacaTTATAAGGTTATAGAAGGAGGAAATGTACTTTGATAAAATAGGGAAAAATGAAATgggataaaaaaaaatttagttttacaaaaagtgtagttgattttttttatatagctcattttaaagttataaaagaagaaatgcaccaatatattgataaaaaagggC comes from Diorhabda carinulata isolate Delta chromosome 8, icDioCari1.1, whole genome shotgun sequence and encodes:
- the LOC130897224 gene encoding ATP synthase subunit O, mitochondrial is translated as MASHKISMAVRTFSTSSSTNQLVKAPLQIFGIEGRYATALYSAASKQKTLEGVEKDLLKLQDALKKDVKLRGFVENPTIKRGVKVEALKSVAQKMSLKPESANLLSLLAENGRLKKLETVINAFTQIMAAHRGEVSCEVVTARDLDADQKQKLLGVLKSFVKSNQTIQLSTKVDPSIIGGMIVSIGDKYVDMSVASKIKKYTELISATV
- the LOC130897267 gene encoding CAAX prenyl protease 1 homolog yields the protein MDENSVVGIFDAAHVRDFIIILLWIEFLWETYLSIRQFKKAQCVTEVPDEIKTVMSKNEFEKAKQYSLAKLKFGFVKDTHGIILTTLIIYYGALAYFWDFSHDINPVKGEVSTSCIWLFIVSLISTFIDLPLTIYHTFVLEEKYGFNKQTAGFFVWDKIKAFIVNQIITLLLSSVIIVIIKSGGPYFFIWLWVVVCILSMVLLTIYPSVIAPLFDKYTPLPEGELRTEIENLASQLKFPLTQLYVVEGSKRSSHSNAYFYGLFKSKRIVLFDTLLAKDDGTGCKNDEILAVLSHELGHWFHNHIIKNLILMQVNLFLLFLGFSIIFKYKPLYGALGFFNVQPVLVGLFVVLQYVMMPYNTVLNFLMTCLSRRFEFQADDFAVQLKKAEPLERALLQLNKDNLGFPINDNLYSAWHHSHPPLLERISVLRKNAKKVK